The Thioalkalivibrio nitratireducens DSM 14787 DNA segment CCGGGTGCGGCCGCGAACGAGCCGGCTGCGGCACCCAGGTGAACAGCAGCAGTAATGCCAGCAGGCCCAGCAGCGCGGTCAGCCAGAAGATCCCGGCCAGTCCAAACCATCGGTCGACCACCGGTCCCAGCACCATCGATGCGGTGAACGTCAGCCCGATGGTCAGCCCGATCGCCGCCAGCGCACGGGTGCGGCGCTCCTCGGCGATCAGATCGGCGGTGAGCGCCAGCACCGCCGCAGCTACCGCCCCGGCACCCTGCAGCGCGCGCCCGAGGATGATGCCGTACACGCTTTCCGCCATTGCGGCGATCACGCTGCCCGCGATGAACAGGGCAAGCCCAAGCGCAATCAGCGGCTTGCGCCCGACCCGGTCCGAAAGCATCCCGAACGGGATCTGCAGCATGGCCTGGGTCAGGCCGTAGATCCCCAGCGCCAGCCCCATCAGGAGCGGCGTGGCCGAGGGCAGCACGTCCGCGTAGAGCATGAACACCGGCAGGATCATGAACAGGCCGGCCATCCGCACCGCGTAGATCGCGGCGAGCCCCGAGGTGGCACGGAGTTCCAGGGGAGTCATGGGTGCTGCAGCCGCTCCTGTCACGCAGGGTGAACGTTGCCGAATCTTACAGGGAATGACGGCGCAGGGAAGGGCGAGCAGGCCCGCCCTTCCGTCGCAGGGCCGGGGCCGGCACCCAACGCGATTCCTGCCCGGGCCACGGCTGGAAGGCCGGGCACCGGCGGCAGGGTGCTACCATAGCGGGCTGGGCGCAAGGCCGTCACCACCCCCGGGGGGCCGGATGAGCACGATCAAGATCCGCGGCGCACGCACGCACAACCTGAAAGACATCGACCTGGATCTGCCGCGGGAGCGGCTCATCGTGGTCACCGGCGTCTCCGGTTCGGGCAAGTCGTCGCTGGCCTTCGACACGCTGTTCGCCGAGGGCCAGCGGCGGTATGTCGAGAGCCTGTCGACCTATGCGCGTCAGTTCCTGTCGATGATGGAAAAGCCCGACGTGGATCTGATCGAGGGACTGTCGCCCGCGATCTCGATCGAGCAGAAGAGCACGTCGCACAACCCGCGCTCCACGGTCGGCACCATTACCGAGATCTACGATTATCTGCGCCTGCTGTTTGCGCGCGCGGGCGAACCGCGCTGCCCGGAACACGACGAGACCCTCGCGGCCCAGACCATCTCGCAGATGGTCGACCAGGTGCTGGCACTGCCCGCCGGAGAGCGCTTGATGCTGCTGGCACCGATCGTGCGGGGGCGCAAGGGCGAGCACACCCGGCAGTTGGAGGCGATGCGCGCGCAGGGCTTCCTGCGTGCGCGCATCAACGGAGAGATCTTCGAACTTGATGCGTTGCCGCCGATCGACCCGAAGCGCAAGCACGACATCGAGATCGTAATCGACCGTTTCAAGGTCCGCGACGACCTGCGCCAGCGCCTGGCCGAGTCGTTCGAGACCGCCACCGAACTGGCCGAGGGACTCGCGCTGGTCGCGTGGATGGACGAGCCGGACCGGGCGCCGTTGGTCTTCTCCGCGCGCTTTGCGTGCCCGGTCTGCGGTTACGCCATCCGCGAACTCGAGCCGCGGCTGTTCTCGTTCAACAACCCAGCCGGCGCCTGCCCGGCGTGCGACGGCCTTGGGGTCCGCCAGTTCTTCGACCCCGAACGTGTCGTCGCGATGCCCGAACTGAGCCTCGCGGGCGGTGCCGTGCGCGGCTGGGATCGCCGGAACGCCTGGTATTTCAGCCTGCTGAAGAGTCTCGCGCGGCATTACGGCTTCGATGTCGAGACCCCCTGGTTGGATCTTCCCGCCTCGGTGCGTGCAGTGATCCTGCACGGCTCCGGCACCGAGAAAATCCGGTTCAGCCAGCAGGGGCTCGACGGGCGCTCGCGCAGCGAACAGCGGCCGTTCGAGGGCGTGATCCCGAACCTCGAGCGACGTTACCGCGAGACCGATTCCGCCGCGGTCCGCGAGGAGCTCGGCCGGTATCTGGCCAGCCACGCGTGTCCGGAATGCGACGGCGCGCGCCTGAACACCGCGGCCCGCCATGTCTTCGTCAACGGATCCAACCTTCCTGCCGTGACCCGGATGAGTGTCGCGGACGCCCGCGCCTTCTTCCACGACCTGCGGCTGCCCGGGAGGTTTGCCCGCATCGCCGACAAGATCGTCCGCGAGATCAACGCCCGGCTCGGCTTTCTGGTCGACGTCGGGCTCGATTACCTGACCCTCGACCGGTCCGCCGAGACGCTTTCCGGCGGCGAGGCACAGCGGATCCGGCTCGCCTCGCAGATCGGTTCGGCGCTGGTCGGCGTGATGTACATTCTGGACGAGCCGTCGATCGGATTGCACCAGCGCGACAACGAGCGCCTGCTGCGCACCCTGACGAACCTGCGCGACCTAGGCAACACGGTCGTGGTCGTGGAACACGACGAGGAGGCCATCCGGCGGGCGGATTTCGTGGTCGACATCGGTCCCGGAGCCGGCCGCCACGGTGGCGCAATCGTCGCCGCCGGCACCCCGGAAAAGGTTGCACGGCACCCGGAATCGCTGACCGGCGCCTACCTCAACGGCCGGCGCGCGATCGCGGTGCCCGCCCAGCGCCGTGATCCCGACCCCGAGCGAATTCTCATGGTCCGGGGCGCCCGCGGCAACAACCTCAAGGACATCGACGCCGCCTTCCCGGTCGGCCTGCTGACCTGCGTGACCGGCGTATCGGGTTCCGGCAAGTCGACGTTGGTCAACGACACGCTGTATCCGGCGGTCGCGAACGCACTGCATCGCAGCACGCACCCGGTCGCCGCCCACGCGGGCATCGACGGCCTCGAGTGGATCGACAAGGTCGTCGACATCGACCAGAGTCCGATCGGACGCACTCCGCGGTCCAACCCCGCGACCTACACCGGCCTGTTCACGCCGATCCGGGAACTGTTTGCCGCGACCGCCGAGGCCCGCTCGCGCGGCTACCGGCCCGGGCGGTTCTCGTTCAACGTGCGTGGCGGACGCTGCGAGGCCTGCCAGGGCGACGGGGTGATCAAGGTGGAGATGCACTTCCTGCCCGACGTCTTCGTACCCTGCGACGTCTGTCGCGGTCAGCGGTACAACCGCGAAACGCTCGAGGTGCGCTACAAGGGCCGCAACATCCACGAAGTGCTCGAGATGACCGTTGAGGACGCACTCGAGTTCTTCGCACCGGTCCCCGTCATCCGGCGCAAGCTGGACACGCTGATGGACGTCGGGCTCGCATACATCCAGCTCGGCCAGAACGCCACCACGCTTTCCGGCGGCGAGGCGCAGCGCATCAAGCTCGCTCGCGAACTCTCGAAACGCGATACCGGACGCACGCTCTACATCCTCGACGAGCCCACCACCGGCCTGCATTTCCACGACGTCGAGCAACTGCTCGCGGTGCTGCACCGCCTGCGCGACCACGGCAACACGCTGGTCGTGATCGAGCACAACCTCGACGTAATCAAGACCAGCGACTGGCTGATCGACATCGGGCCCGAAGGCGGCGACCACGGGGGCCGCATCCTGACCGCCGGAGCACCGGAAACCGTCGCTGCCTGCCGCGCGAGCCACACCGGGCGCTTCCTGGCCCCCATGCTCGCGCCCGCCCGCGTACACCGCGCATGACAGCTACCGCACCTCCAAAAACGAAGAGGCCGGCACATGGCCGGCCTCCCGAGCATCGCGTTCCGGGCGTTCAGTCGGCGCTGACGGCGTCGGACCGATCGACCAGTTCGACGTAGGCCATCGGCGCATTGTCGCCGGCACGGTACCCGCATTTCAGGATGCGCAGGTAGCCGCCCGGACGTTCCTGGAACCGGGGCCCGATCTCGGTGAACAGCTTGCCGACGATCTCCTTGTCACGCAGCCTCGAAAAGGCGACCCGGCGCGTATGCACCGAATCATTCTTGCCCATCGTGATCAGGGGCTCCGCGACCCGGCGCAGTTCCTTCGCCTTGGGCAGCG contains these protein-coding regions:
- the uvrA gene encoding excinuclease ABC subunit UvrA; the encoded protein is MSTIKIRGARTHNLKDIDLDLPRERLIVVTGVSGSGKSSLAFDTLFAEGQRRYVESLSTYARQFLSMMEKPDVDLIEGLSPAISIEQKSTSHNPRSTVGTITEIYDYLRLLFARAGEPRCPEHDETLAAQTISQMVDQVLALPAGERLMLLAPIVRGRKGEHTRQLEAMRAQGFLRARINGEIFELDALPPIDPKRKHDIEIVIDRFKVRDDLRQRLAESFETATELAEGLALVAWMDEPDRAPLVFSARFACPVCGYAIRELEPRLFSFNNPAGACPACDGLGVRQFFDPERVVAMPELSLAGGAVRGWDRRNAWYFSLLKSLARHYGFDVETPWLDLPASVRAVILHGSGTEKIRFSQQGLDGRSRSEQRPFEGVIPNLERRYRETDSAAVREELGRYLASHACPECDGARLNTAARHVFVNGSNLPAVTRMSVADARAFFHDLRLPGRFARIADKIVREINARLGFLVDVGLDYLTLDRSAETLSGGEAQRIRLASQIGSALVGVMYILDEPSIGLHQRDNERLLRTLTNLRDLGNTVVVVEHDEEAIRRADFVVDIGPGAGRHGGAIVAAGTPEKVARHPESLTGAYLNGRRAIAVPAQRRDPDPERILMVRGARGNNLKDIDAAFPVGLLTCVTGVSGSGKSTLVNDTLYPAVANALHRSTHPVAAHAGIDGLEWIDKVVDIDQSPIGRTPRSNPATYTGLFTPIRELFAATAEARSRGYRPGRFSFNVRGGRCEACQGDGVIKVEMHFLPDVFVPCDVCRGQRYNRETLEVRYKGRNIHEVLEMTVEDALEFFAPVPVIRRKLDTLMDVGLAYIQLGQNATTLSGGEAQRIKLARELSKRDTGRTLYILDEPTTGLHFHDVEQLLAVLHRLRDHGNTLVVIEHNLDVIKTSDWLIDIGPEGGDHGGRILTAGAPETVAACRASHTGRFLAPMLAPARVHRA
- the rplQ gene encoding 50S ribosomal protein L17, with the protein product MRHRNIGRQLSRNSSHRKATLQALTVALLRHELIKTTLPKAKELRRVAEPLITMGKNDSVHTRRVAFSRLRDKEIVGKLFTEIGPRFQERPGGYLRILKCGYRAGDNAPMAYVELVDRSDAVSAD